The Nicotiana sylvestris chromosome 6, ASM39365v2, whole genome shotgun sequence genomic sequence TATGAAATGTAAGGAGTAACTTTTCAAACCATCATATTAGATAGTGCATAAACTAATTGAAGCTTGCTATCAAAATATTGCATAATCAAAGCCCCCCCTGGAGAAGGTCTGCTGACATATATTAAAAAGAAGAAACAGAGGTGTAAATATATAGTACATTTTTTTTAGCAaggtatatatatacaaatttatCCAAACATATACTTGTATCACGGAAAAAATCATTCCACTTCTTTTTTGCTTCTATAAGTCACTGGTCACTCATTCACTGGTCAAACAAGAACCACAGAGCTGACCACCTTTTACTTAGAATAGCACAGACACATGGGTAGCTTTCATCTAATTCTCCATAAAATGAAAGTTAAAGCGGATACATGATAATGCTACTATAAATTAAACGAGAAAAGGGATACCAATTTTATTGAGGAGTAGCACGAGATGTTTCTCAGGTCCCGATCTCATCACCATTTTTTCCATGTCAAGACAGCGAGTACCAAGAGGATCTCGGGCATCAAGCACTTCCAAAATTACATCAGAAGCTTCAACCACTTTGACTAACTCCTTGTAGAAAGCTCTTTCCGAGTTATCTGCATCAGACAAGCAAGTGTAATATACCAAAGAGAAGAAAAGCAAACCCACTAAACTTCCTCCCACAACCGACCCATGACAATGCGAAGCATAGAAGGCTTTGACATACCACGGATTTTAACAAAAGTAGTTGAATCGCCCTTTCCTCGTTCCTCCATTGTCGAAGCCATGTTGGGAGGTTTATTCATATCATCATCCTCGATCAGTCCTAGCTTTCTCTTCTTAGCCTGGAAGCCAATGCATGGTAGTTAAATAACTGCCACAAATACCATGAAGAAAAAGAACTGTGGGACGATAAAGCTCTGACAGCAAGAAAAGCTATCCGCTAGGGAAGACAAGTTCTTCCCACCATAAAATGAACATGGCCATGCAGTCTCTTACCCACTTCAAGGATATTGTGTTAATTGAGTAAagcatttttaaatcaatttattcttGCAGAGAACCTGTGAAAATCAGTGAATTCTACAATTATTTGTATGATTTACACAAACGCAGTTCAACATTTCAAGTGGAGCATGATTACATGACAAGAAGTCAAGCATTAGTCAATCAAACTCTGAAAACATAGCAAAAATATCTCTATTTTAGAATACCCAAGTCAAGGCACCCTTTCACAGCCTTTCAATAGTAAGACAATGTTCCAATTACAGAATATCTGATTGATCAGGAGAAGCAAAGCATCAAAACCATCTTACAACGATAACAACAACTATGCTTCCATATTAGTTGGAGTCAGCTATTTGAGTCCCCAATATAGATTCCGCACAGGCCATTCGACATTTCAAGTTGAGCATGATTAGTGCGACAAGTTTTAATCAATCAAACTTTGAAAATATAGCAAAAATATCTTTTTTTATGATACCAAGTAAATGCAAGCTCACAAAGGCCATTCAACATTTCAagttaagcaagattaaagtgaCAAGCCTCAATcaataaaattttgaaaatttagcaAAAAAGATCTCTTTTTTATGATACCCAAGCCAGTGCAACCCTTGCGCGGTCTCTCAATTGTAAGATAACATTCCAATAACAGATAATCTGGTAAAGCAACGCATCAAAACTAtcttacaacaataacaacagctACGCCTCAACTCCAAACTAGTTAAAGtcagctatatgaatcctcaataTATATTATACTTTATTTGGAATTAAAACACATCAATAGAAAAAAATTATTACCCTTTCTTTTCGGGAAGCTTTCTTCTGCTCCAATTCTTCAAGAGCACGAGCACGACGAGCCTCAAGAGCCTTAAGCTCTTGTTCCTTAAATGGCCAATCATTGGGGATTCCTGGGTCCTTTTCTGCCTTAGTCTTTTTATTAAGGCCCAACTTTTTCGCCTCTTTGGATTTCTTCTTGTGATGCTCTTTTACTTTCCTTATAATCTTGTACTTCTTCTTCAGTGATACCCTGTTGCTCTTACTCTCTACaacacccaaaaaaaaaaaaaatcaacaccaaaaatcaaaagaaacttttgaatATTGATAGAATTAGAGTAGTAATTGTGCTTACTCTTGcttttcttcaccatttttgtttgcTGGAAAAGAACTGTACGGTTTCAGAGAGGAAGTGGGAAATTGATTTAGGGTTTATGAGTTAAGCGTAGGGTTTTGGGAGGGGGAACTATCCAAAAAGGTCGGGTTTCGTATACGCGGGTCAAATAGGCAATGGTCTTCGGGTTTATTCGAAGCGGGGAAGGGTCCTTAAATGGGAGAAACTGCAAAACAGCAAAAGATTAATGGGGTGAGAGAGGCTCGAACTCTCGACCTCAGGATCACTCGATATGCTATGAGACCTACGCGCTAGCCAACTGCGCCACCACCCCAGATGTCTGTTTCCTCATTTGTCTTTACTATTAACCTATAATCCTGTTGACTGCTAACATCTAACTCCAATTTTTCTTTAGGAAATTTTACCTTCTACGACAAACTATTacaccctatttattataaaccaaAGTAAGCTCAAAATATTATTAGTTATAGCTACCCTTTCTATTTTATAGCAAAATGGGTACTTATTTTATATCATACGCGTGAAATATGCTTGTTATGTTCTTTCATCAAGATTCTCAATACTCTCTATTCTCCCTCAAATCTCTCTCTCTTATCCATCAATGCAACCGTCGTAGCAGCCATCTTTTATGGTGGTGGTGGACTTTCTGAAGGAAAGAGAATAGATCTGAAGCGAAGAGAGAGTAGGCGAACGGATCTAGCCATGACTACAGATTGAGCCTTTGGAATCTGAAATAGAGACTCCGGAGAAGATTTGAGGGCCGGATTTTTTATTCGTCTCCATTTTAGCTTTAACACAATGTATATAGTATTCTGCTTGGACAGATTTCTTATCTTCTTTGCTATTGAGCCACATACAATGATACAAATACATCGTATTCTGTACAAATACGCTCAAAgatattatatttttatataaatacaTTAATTTTTTTGCCTATATTTTATGTATTCCTAAGGTCTATATTTTTTAATACAGCCGAATATTACTATTTTTTATGATCTTTTATTGTTTGAATACAATCGAATTGAATATGGTGAATTGAATACAATGTATAATAGTGCCTAATGAATATCGGTGAATTGAGTACAATGTATACAGTCGTATTGAATAGAACGATATACACCTTATTTCAAGATTTTTTATTGTTTTGAATACAACTAAATTCAATATAGTGAAATTAAATACACTTCAATATTGTGCTTTCCGTTATTAAACACCCGTAATCACTATTTTTTAGGCGTATTACCTCACTATGTTTATAAATACATTCGCGTGAATAGATGGAATACATAATTAAACAACTGGAAATTAGGAGTGATACACGTTAATTGATCCCTTTCCGTTATTAAACACCCGTAATCACTACTTATTAGGCGTATTTCGcaattgtattcatgaatacagtagcgcgAATACAACGAATACAGTCAGGTTGCAACAAAATCTTAGCTATAGGAATCAAAGGTATATATGGTAGCTATAGgaagttaatagccactaaacTATAATGCTTTTTGAaaattcctttattttttttatttatgaagATCGAAATTCGAATTATATGTATGCACGTCGTTACAATATAACCATTGAAGTACAATTTACTCGTCGATGAACATTCAAAATTATAATCATCCGGTGAAAATAGACTTCTCATGCCATATTTTTATTTACTTGTAACATTTgcgttaattttattttttgtgtttAAAACGGTTAGATTTGCTCATGCACTATGCAAAATGATCTTCAGTGAGAcatctctataacaacatccctATATAACAACTCTTCTCTATAAAAGTGAAGTTTTTTCGGAACCAATTTTCATGTTACgctataatatatgttctctataataacatttcgctataacatccaaaaatattgcGAACAAATGAGActattatagagaggtttgaccgTATATATGCCTTGATAATTTCTAGAGTTAATTATGCTCTTATTATTACAAAAATGAGCTATATTTTCGTCCTTATTgattaataaaattaattaataaaacacGATTTGTTGCTCCGGAGTCCGGACTATGCGAAACGATATAGATAAAATGCGATGGCTTTCCtattaaatagagaaaaaaataatTTGTTTTGAATAAATTAAAAAGTAAAGTGTGTCATGTAAAAAGGGActaattgttataaaataaagactataaagtaaagacaagtatagagagaaactgatatattattcaacttcaaactgatgtacataatgaactgaaatctcttctatttatagaagaaaggaagttgctgtgtaagctgttacgcaagctgctgtgtaagctgatacgcaagctgctactacaagctgttgtATAAGCTGCTATTACAAGTTGTTGTCtaagctgctacgcaagttgctgtgtaagctgcgtaagctgctactataccagatatggataatcttctactaagagcaatgtttatccataacggagtactgaatggataaacttattatacccggtatggataatcttctacctagagtaatgtttatccataaccgggtaccgaagtgataaacttcttcaggaagcttatttccaatagagtactaaatagataaacatatttacggtagagtcctatatggataagcttcttcaggaagattatttacaacggagtactaaatgaacattcataatataatatatttataacactcccccttggatgttcattaaaatataatgtgtctcattaaaaccttactaggaaaaaccacgtgggaaaaatcctagtgaaggaaaaagagtacacatatttagtaatacgcattgctaggtgcctcattaaaaaccttataaggaaaaccccatgggaaaaaaccttaatAAGGGAAAAAGAGCGCATCGCATATTTTACTCCCCCTAATGAAAatcttgtttcaaatatttgagtctctgcattccaatcttatataccgtcttctcaaaagttgaagttggcaaagatttaatGAATAAATCtgttggattatcacttgaacggatttgttgcacatcaatgtcaccacttttctgaagatcgtgtgtgtagaataattctggtgaaatgttcttcgttctatctccttttataaatcctccctttaatagtgctatgcatgaaacattgtcttcgtataatattgtgggtcttttatcacattccaacccacgtgtttctcgaatgaatcactgatctcaatcatatgcactctctgcttgccggtttgaaattGAGCTTTGTGAgtatcagataaataacctgcatctttattaccaatacgatctacaccacttttgttagcattagcaagataaataagtgcaccatctacaccgagagaaagtatttcaggaccaaggagctcctcatcctcttatagaagttggaacggatccttattcaattcaagtgattgaatatccaTTGgcgtacttaatgggtacactttgtctatgtaaaagcatttttaagaccctcttggagctcttatGGAGTTccaatttatgtcaccaacataaacaacaagtgtaacaaattctgatgacattttctttataaaaatacatggacaaataacataatttatgtaactttctttcagcaaatatttactgaggcggtTATACCACACACGCACaaattgctttaaaccgtacaaagatctttataatttgatcgagtacatttctcaagactttgaattatatgcttcaggCATTTGCcgtccttcaaggatcttcatatagatttagtcaaataagtcatataggtgaagacttgtatctaaatggtatgacatcttcaagtgtcggACTGCTAGTCTGATCCTCataatcttttacaatattgtgcactatattgtattaaatatatcgtcgacgatcattttttgtcagttccgaagcgacataacttgtggagatctcatcactttctttattttcaggtacctgaactttttcgggagtttcatgaaatgttatgtcgtgggctcttctagagcttatttcctcctcattatgatcattttgatcattagctcctactatttttcaaggattgttacctttggaaccgattggtctaccacgcttcatgcgtacagtaaactctatccttcagggactttaattttaataggagcatttgcagctgaaatatgatatttaattttggatcagcaaatgcttctggcattcgacttgaattatcttctaagtgaggatcatgataattcgattcatatagcatatttttcaactgtttattccatcccccaaatgttagaaaaactaacatatatccccaatcatctttgggaaacatatctttgtgtattatggtagagaaattaatcatataccacgcaacaaaagatagtaaaaatatttggtttctgatcctaaaccaattgtgaagggaggacttatcatatattgttgatctgatgcatacaagtgctgctatatgcaatttagaaaatcttagaccaacacatgaagctttgttctcataagcaatggtttagccattaataggaggtattcaatgctaaaccagcttggatataaaccagcattatcaagatgaactgtcttgatttcataatctgaaaattatgctcttaatcgagaaaagcaattccaaatgccaaactgcaggttgacaataattacacatgtaaccatctcatatatgcacctataagtggttcacatgataggtgaacgggcccatattcaccttttatatatttcagaatcaggggtcttagtcccaactttagctggtataatcaattcattatgagaacaagcaacacatgagaattcctgaagaatcttctagttctttagtatatgcttatctgaattctcaaatagctcatttaaaaatggcaaatgaaaacttcaagtttatcatgtcatgtgttatctcttagtaaacttctggtttactatggcataaacttttgctttagtaaacttctggtttactgtgatacatgatatagtacaaattaaagaataagacaggtaacttctcacatacatattattttacccctatgattgtggaaacatgaagattatcaatcttccaatcatttgtagtctcaatataatagccatttgtattagtaaacttcaggtttactacaacatatgttttgaccataatcatataatataaatgacatatttgtatataagctcttcgagagccttcattaaTTATCCACAGTCTAATATTTATcgggcactactggtgtcatgtatcctttaggcaaacagttagctcttcaggagttgttgatacattttgtactatcaaatatttctCATACACTTCTtgtatcatgagagaaaatcacaatcaaataaacaatgtaaaataaTTGTTTAAGCATAAgaaaactcttcttcataatattttcctacttcaggaggcaatttcaattgtgttacttcttcaggagcaaatttaaaatatgaaatattgagtatatattctcttaattatattacctcttctgaaggtgaattgtaatatattcacatcaagagcgtgttcatatttacccgaatattaatattgtcacattcacttcagggaatggattaatattatccaaagttctcatccttcaggaaatcgaacataattatctgaatgcgcattaatcacatcaaattgtgatgcctcaacctcttttaaaatatttactacttcaggagcaaatcgagacgtgcatttaatatagagaatatttatgtagcttatcttcaattgtaaccatagaaagcctaaattattacttctggtgatcatagacatataccacttctggtggttaacaaaatataattacaatgagatatatgaaatataactacttctggtggttgtatatttcttgcaaactctgctagagtttaagttgatctaataatattatccatattcttcaaaatgacataaataagatatattatagtaaacatcattatcaaatcataattttttttctttacgtacaacaattacataatcatagtatctattacaaacaacaaaaattaaaatatttacatttctacagattcaccaccgattacatgacttgtttctccttctgggagtgcaaggtaatcagttacatccaaatgcatgaagtctaaattatcttcagaaataaaatttgcttcagcatttttctctgtcttctttagggaggcttgataaagctcaaccaggtgctttggcatacgacaggtacgtgactagtgccctttttctccacatctatagcatgcattttctgcatttggtgcttgcaccgcttcatgcttttgttccttccttttccactgctggtggcgaggagggttctttggtgcattattattaccatgattagagtttcttccccgaccccgactggggccacgaccttttccacgtttagcctggtggaagttcgtctcattcacttcagggaatggacaagaaccagtagatcgactttcatgattttccattaatagcccattatgttgctcagctataagaagatgtgagataagttcagaataccttttgaatcccatctctcgatattgctgctgcaggagcatattcgaggcatgaaaagtggtgaaagttttctccaacatatcatgatcagtaatattatcaccacataatttcaattgggaaataattctgaacatagcagaattatactcactgatagatttaaaatcttgtagccttagatgagtccaatcataacgtgcctgtggaagaacgaccatcttcaggtggtcatatctatctttcaaattattccacagtatgactggatctttaacagtaagatattccattttcaggccctcatcaaggtgatggcgtaggaatatcattgctttggcacggtcttggtttgatgcctgatttttgtctttgatggtgtctgccagacccatcgcatcaagatgaatttcagcatcaagcacccaagacatgtagcttttgcccgatatatccagggctacaaattcaagtttagaaagatttgacattatttaggaaaagaaagttcttacctcaaatactttcaaaatatttgctcgagatggcagagtctcgtgctgataacgtgttataaaataaagactataaagtaaagacaagtatagagagaaactgatatattattcaacttcaaactgatgtacataatgaactgaaatctcttctatttatagaagaaaggaagttgctgtgtaagctgctacgcaagctgctactacaagctgctgtgtaagctgctacgcaagttgttgtgtaagctgctactatacgagatatgaataatcttctactgagagcaatgtttatccataacggagtactgaatggataaacttattatacccggtatggataatcttctacctaggataatgtttatccataaccgggtaccgaagtgataaacttcttcaggaagcttatttacaatagagtactaaatagataaatatatttacggtggagtcccatatgaataagcttcttcaggaagattatttacaacgaaatactaaatgaacatccataatataatatatttataacactaaTGAACTAATGAGGTGTGTAATACTTTTAATTTCGAAAAGTACTTTGGGCGaagaacaaaaaaaacaaaaaaaaaagaaaaaaaagaaaaaaaagagaggggaAAATAGCTCACCCTCGAGTGGTTGTTCGTTGCCTAGGGAGTGGGCCTTTGGTGCTTCGTCGGGTCATTCTGTTGGTTATCCCCAGCTCAAGGTACGCACATTTCTCATCCACAAATCCTCATCCTTATTCTGCTTTTCGCTATCATTTTCTCCTTTGACTTCTCCATTAATGCTACTTTTCATTGTACTGGAGCTATGTAATTACGATCTATGTCGTTGTTTCCAATTCCAAGTTCATTTACAGCTTTACACTTCTAGGTAATGCATTTTTCATTGTTCACTCTCAATTTCAAGTTTTCAATTGCTTAAAATGTCTAAGCACCAATCAATTCAAGCAAGTGTACAGGTAAGTTGATGAATACGAGGCGGTAAATGAACCGTAGCTTATTGATGTGCTTCACGACTGTAACCGCATTCTGCAACATTGTGCATTTGAACTCTCTATAGTGCAATAGAGGAGGAGCCTAACACCTTTAAATCCGTGGGAAAATAGTTTGGACTTGAgtataaatatatttaaaaaatctgTAAAATTATTTGTTATAATTCAAGCAGAATGCAGTAAGTGAACTCTGTGAATTACCAGTGTTAGCGGTCCTCGATAAGTGCACCTGTGTATCTTATGTCATACTTTTGTGTCATGCTGATAAGAGCAGACTGTAATTTGCTTGAAGGGTTCAAGTGTCAGTTCTAGCTTTCCGTAGTCTGGTTACAATGTGCATGTATTGTAAGGTGCATTTTAGGTCATTTCTGATGCAGGATGTTGAGTTTAGTGAGTTACCTAGCTAGCTGGCTTCCTCATTTCTTTTTTCTGATAAGAACATGTAAGATTGACATTTGTGACAATTATCGATCCCCGTACCTCTACTAGCTGCCTCTTTCTTCAAAGAGAGGGAATGGGAGTAGGGGTACAGGAGTGACTCTGGTGCCTTTCTGAGCACAAAAATGGTAAAACAGTTTGTTAGTATCCCATGAGCCCTGTATTAATACAATTACAAACAAAGGCAAATATGTACTTATCAGAAAACAGAAAGCAAATATGTTTTCTTATGGAATATATGTGTATAAATGTATGGCTTCTGTAGATCACTTAGGATGCATATTTGTGGTTTTATTCTTGCATTGTAGGAGAGCATAATTTTCTTACATTCTCAACCGATGAAATTTATTTTTGCTTTATGTATCTGTTGCTTGGGAAACCGAGACAGATTGGGCCTTTCGTAGGATGCGAACCAGCAACAGGATCTTCTGACTGGGAAGACTGCAAAATATAGATGGCAGAACTCGTGGCCTTTCCATCAAGTTCTAGGCTGCTGGTCAAAGGAAATTTCTCAGAGCAGCTCTCTGTGTCTAAAAGCTTAGCTATGTTGATACACAGGTCTTATTTCCTCTTTCAATAACTCCAGTTTTATTTGACCATTATTATAAGCTTGAAGCTTGTTTATCCTCTTAGTATTTTGGTTGTTAGACTTGATGGGAATGCTCAAAGATACGTGCCCTTTACGCTGTTTAATTGTTCTTGATTTAATATGCTCTCCTCTTTTATTGTTCAACAGCCagctttttgaatttttttttatgtggTAGTCTGATACTTGCAATTTTTTGGTTCAGGGGATTTTGCTTTGGAAATTGTGGAGTATCTCGCTTGCCTTCATCAAATATATCAAAGCTCATTACTCCTAGCTTAACAAAACTGGAGAGCAGACCAAACATGCATAGTTGGAAGAGGGGTTTTAGCGTCGCTTCTCTTGTTAATGCTGATGCAGCAATAACTTCTGAATTGGTTCCTGCCATTGATCAAATGCTTCTGATGACTAGTATTTTTCTTACATATCTAGCTGGTGTAATACCTTCAAATACTAGAGAACAGATCCAAAGCAAAAATGTGGACAGTGATGGGACTTCCTCTTATGGTAGGTAAGAACGGTATTAGATGAAACATTTTACTGATGCAAGTAGTATTAGTAGCTCACTTTCTTTGACTTGGTTTAATTTACGTATCATTCTTTATTGCTGatatttcttcttttatttgctGTGCCAGGAGAAAGGACAATGACATTAACACAAAATTTGCCTGGGATGTAGTGAAAGGAAAACTCCTGAGTTCTCTGTCTTCTGCAAAAGAAGAATTGGACTTTGGTGCTGCAGCTGTTGAATTCGAACAAAACCGTAGAAGACAGCCTTCAAATTTATATGCTCTTGCCGAGGGTCCAAGGTTGAGGTTACTTTGGGCATCTTTTCAGTTACTCAAGAAAGAGGCAGGCACTGTCTCTATTATTGCCCTGTGAATTTGAATAGAACGTTGGTGATTTTTTAGAATGGAAGATTTCTCTTTGATCACACATTAGGTAATTAAGGCTGTTTAAATGTAATTACTAATGAAACTTATAGAAGATAAAGGAAAATGTTAAATACCATTTCATTGATGCATTTGGTGCACTACCATTTCATTGATGCATGCCTTTGCATCCCTCAAGGTTGTGTTCAGGATTTGACCTTTTCTAAGAATACTTCTAAGTCATTTTTTCCGTGGTCAATATTACTTTTTTGTGATACTGGAGGTACTTAAGCTTCCAACAatggaactaagtgttccaaCTCACTTCAAAACCTTCCCGGAATCAAACCAACTATCCCcgcaagtcacataacaacaaaTACACACAAGAGGAGTATCAAATGGGGAACGGGGATCAAATACACacaacgaccggccgggtcgttacacaagGGGagtgtactttttaattttgtagTAGGGTTTTAGCAGGGAGTACTCATGATTATTCACTTTGActattttccatttctttttgtcTACACAAGCAGGTGGTTTCGTTGTCATCACTTATGATTTTGCAACTTTTACAGGTTGATTGTATTTCCGCGAATGCTGCTACCTTAAGCAAGGGAAATTTCTTGGCCATTTATAATGATGTCATTAAGAACTCATGTCAGCCTTTATGTGTAACTTGGCTGGAAGAGGAACTGCTTCTAAAAAGTAACAAAACCAACAAGGTATGACCTGAAAAATATATCCTTTTCTTGTTAAGTACATTCTTGTGACTTACTTAGGTATCTCTTCTTCCAATATATTGTCAGGAATGTCTCTCCATTGTGATTGATAAGTTAGATGGACATGGTAATGTCCTGATGAATATAAAAAAGTCAGGGAAGGAGGATCTGTATGCAGAACTGATTTGTTTTCTTAGATTTGGTTTTATCAGGTAATATCACTTCTTCCAGTCGTGTGAATTTAGAATGACTATGATTTTAGGATGTGTTCTTTTGTTTCTTTACCTTCTTTTTAATTAAATGAAGTAGTATTTTAACCCTGACATCAACAATAATTTCTGCATTGTTCATGTATCTTGTACTTAGCAGAACTGGGTGTTATTATCACTCTGTATTCTTTTATTAACCATTGTCCTTGAGAGGGTTGAGAATGCTTTGATTTCTTTGGTTCACTAACTGCTACCTGGTCCTAAACACTATTCCATGTCTTAATTTAAGCTGTGTACCTTACGGTCTTAGATATGGTAAAAATAGCTACTCTTCATTTGCAGTTTGAATCTCTCTTGTCACTGAAGAGCTACCGTTAGCCTTAAAGCTTCTTACATCTCTGGTTTGTTGGAGGAGTCATTGACCCATTTGCATCTTTTATCTTTTTGTGAGAATTCCTTAGATAATTCTCTATTTTAGATGAGCCCTTAGATCTTTGGTTCAAGGGCTAAGGCTGTACAACTGAAATA encodes the following:
- the LOC104222535 gene encoding uncharacterized protein; its protein translation is MAELVAFPSSSRLLVKGNFSEQLSVSKSLAMLIHRGFCFGNCGVSRLPSSNISKLITPSLTKLESRPNMHSWKRGFSVASLVNADAAITSELVPAIDQMLLMTSIFLTYLAGVIPSNTREQIQSKNVDSDGTSSYGRRKDNDINTKFAWDVVKGKLLSSLSSAKEELDFGAAAVEFEQNRRRQPSNLYALAEGPRLRLLWASFQLLKKEVDCISANAATLSKGNFLAIYNDVIKNSCQPLCVTWLEEELLLKSNKTNKECLSIVIDKLDGHGNVLMNIKKSGKEDLYAELICFLRFGFIRKDDLYDNSLFMEHGVSILEDLVIMLADGIASMYLGLISVDSSMSNEMNNLGLSLCTMSTRALQKLRNEVALNQWLHQNMEVVVSMYEDRFDLCTFQYQLVEESSKDKDQTINWWKKLNVISSRPVSRQLNVLVIDHISVPVKRTKELRALTGWRYYYSLFLELADIAMPLVRTVIAKVSDAISFFLVCLIGRSLGLIYTGIRQSLRWKN